In Desulfosporosinus youngiae DSM 17734, the genomic stretch GCTGCCGGCCAAGAGACCTTGGCCGGCAGTCTAAAGGGTTTCTCTTTTGAGACCCAGGGGGCACTCAGCACTTTTAAGTCTGAGGCGGGTCGAATAAATCATTGATGACGGTATCGATGACCTTCGCATCCTTGGCCCCGGTAATGGTGCCGCTGGTCGTGATTAAAATGTCTTTCGTTATGAGCTTATTCATGACGGTGAGAATTTCAGCCTGGCTCAAATCCTCCCGGGGATTGGGAATCGACAGAGTGAACGTCTTCCCGCCTGCCGTAGTGAAGCTGAGCTTAAGGATTTTATTCGTTGAAATACCCATGGCGCTGCCTCCTTTCTCTGATTGTCGTGCTCCTTATTCTTCCAGCAGCCGGAAGTTCTTTTTCAGCAGGACATCAAGGACCGGATGAAGGGAAAGGCTGAACAAAGCCTGAGCGATTTCATAAAGTGCTTCCTCTGAGGCATCGGACCGCACATAGCTGATGCTTTTTTGGCGGCTCACCGGAGCGCCGGCGGGAGTGGTTCCGTCCTGATAGACTATCACCAGTCCTGAATTCAGAGGTTCAGCAGTAATGGCCATTCAATTCAACTCCTTGTTTTATTGGCAGACCGGATATTCGGCCTGTCTCTGTATCTTATGGTTTTATTTTCCCGGAGGTTACAGCTTGGTTAAAAAACAGGGGAAAGCGGGCATGTCCCAGAACGCGACACGATGTCGCGTTCTGGGACATGCCCGTGCCGGTTGTCACCCTCAGCGGGCGAATCATATGCTATGGTTAGAACCGACAGAAGATTTGCCGGGTGCAGGAGAGGATGGATGGAATGATGGATGAATTGGCAGCTAACCGGACCCCCGTGGTGATTGCCTCGGAGATTAACACCCTAAAGCGGCAGATGGAGAAGATTTTCCTTGTCCATGCCGTCGAAATCGGGCGCAGGCTGAAAGAGGTCCGATCCGTACTTCCCACTGGACAGTGGGGGCAGTGGCTGGAAGCATCGGTCAATTACTCGCCAAGAACAGCCCAGCGTTTCATGCGGCTCTTTGACGCTTACGGAGAACACTTTCTCCTGCCCGTAGCCGGGGAGTCCTCCCAGGATCAGGTGGTGACTCAAGGCGGAGAGGGGATTCGGATTGAGGAAGCGGGCCGGATGCTGCCGCAGCTGACAACGGCGCAAGCTATGATTCTTTTAGGGCTTCCCAAGGAAGAGCGGGTTCAGTTCCTGGTGGAGGCGGATGTGGAAAGCATGAGCGCCCGGGAGCTGAAAGAGGCCGTTGAGCAGCGGCAAGAGGCGCAGAAGGAAAGGGAGCAGGCCGTGGCCGAACGGGATCAGGTCAGACATGAGAGCGCAGTTCTCCGTGAGGATCTGGACAAGGAAAAGGATAAGAGCGCCCGGTTGGCCGGAGAACGGGATAGCCTGAAAGCCGAAACCCATGAGCTAAAGCTGGAGAAAAATAAATTGGAGCAGGCGATCGAAAATAAACAAGCCTCCTACGACAAGCTGAAAGAGCGAACGGGCTACAAAGCCATTAAACAAATGGAGGCGACTTTGAATGAAGCTTATGGCAGGGCTGAGGCCAATAAAATCGCCTTTTTATATGACAATCTCTTCAAGACCTTTAAGGAATTAGCCTATGAAATGACCCGGTTTGCCGGAACAAACCCGGAGCTGCATAACCTATACAAGGAGAAGATCGATGATTTTCTCCACAAGGCCTTGCGGGAGAAGTTCTGATCGGTAAGTAACTCAAGGCTCTGCCCGTTATGTAGATTGAGAAGAAGCGAGTTCAATTTTAAAGCAGGCATGTCCTAAAACGCGACAGGTTGTCGTGTTTGGGGACATGTTTGTTCTCCTTTCCTGCGGATTTCTTTTTATGTCTGATTGGGTTATTTTTACTTTACAGGAAGGACATGAGGAAAAAACGTAGAAATATTTGAGTGGACTGATTTGGCTGATTCTAAAGCTCTCACGAAGAGAAAGATACATTTGAGATGTGGGGAAAAGGATAATATGGCTCGTGTATTTGTCAACCTAAAAGTTGACCACCTTGATAACTTAAAAGTTGACCTACCCTGGCAAAAAAATTAGCGTTAAATACATACGAATGTTAATGACATATTCTTCTTTTGGAGAGAGTGCGCGTGTAAAATCGAAGTGAGGACGTAGTCCGAATGAAGATTTTACACGCGCCGCGAAAAATTCAGCCTCTATCACCAAGGAGAAAGTAAGTTATCCGCCGGAGTAACCCTAGGCTACTAAGCCACCTATCCACAGACAAGACCAAATCAATCTTTGGGGTTACGCATAAACCACTCGCTTATTCCCTTGTGGATAGAATGTACATACCGTTTCGTTCATAGTAATGGAATCCATTTGAGTGTAACAGCCATGACAAGGAAATGAAGGACCATCTAATTGGTCCGGGTCCTCATAAACCCACATGATCTCACCGCATTCGCCACAATGCAGTTCATACGCCTGCTCAAGCTTCTCTTCTTCTACCATCTGAAAGAGTATAGTTTGAATCATTTCCACTTCACAATGCAGCATGCGGGCTATTTCTGCAGGATAAATTGCCGGTACATTATTTTTGAGCAGTATTTGAATTAGATTTTTAAGGTCGCGGTTGAATCGATTCACGTAATTTCCTCCATTTTAACGTATTCAAGCTGGATTAAGATAGGCTTATCTGTTGCCACTAGACGTTCTCACATGCTCACGCTATAAATAGTCGTTGGATGCAACACGAAGGGAGTTTCCTGAACAATGACATACCAGTTAGCATCTAACTCCAATTGGCATGAAAACGTGGTTTTTCCTATATGCAACAGAAAGGATTCTCCACAGTGTAAGGGATACATCCGCTCATTTAATTTGACACACCACTGGTCTTGCTCACGGTTGTAGTGAATCGTCGTCTTTCTACTCACCACTTCACACCTCCTCTGAGCGGCTTAAGCGCTCACGGAATCGGTGTGATTCGCCATCAAACACAAGGATGTGAGAATGGTGGGTCAGTCGATCCAATAGTGCGGTGGTTAAAGCGGGATCTCCAAACACTTCGATCCAGCGGGAAAACTCCAAATTAGAGGTAATAATGAGGCTGCTTCGTTCATAACGCTGAGAAATAAACTGGAAGAGAAGCTTGCCGCCTTCTCCCAAAGGGATATACCCAAGTTCATCAAGAATCACGACATCATATTTGTTCCAGGTTTTCAGATAACGGGGAAGACGGTATTCCGATTCCGCTTGCTGCAACTCCTGGATGAGTTGCATAACCGGTGTAAAACGCACCCGATACCCCTGACGCATAACCTCTATCCCAAGAGCAATGGCTATGTGGCTTTTACCAGTTCCAGATTTTCCGATGCAAAGAACGTTTTCGTGGTGACCGACAAAATCTCCCCCGGCAAGCTGTTCTACCTTCATTTTTGGCAGTTTAGGGATCTTTGTAAATTGAAATTCTTGCAGTGTTTTAAGGACCGGAAATTTGGCCTGCCTAAGTAAGGCTAATTGTTTTTGCTCTTGTTTTCGGGCAACCTCATATTCCAAGCAAGCTGCCAAGAAGCTTAAGTGATCTGAATTCCGTTCAAGAGCATCGCGAACAATGTCTCGATAGTATTGAGCAAGTCCCGGCAACCGTAGTTGCCCACAGGCCAGCTCTATCCGCGCTTCAATAATGGCAGAGGCATCCATTAGATCACCTCCGCTAGAAGTTGATCGTATTTCGTCGCATCATCAATGGTCGTGATGGCTTCTGAATAGACTTGGGGTTGAACATTATCTCCTGATACTATTTGGCGGATAGTATCCGCTGTGATCGTAGATTCACCCAGCAATTCCAACGCTGTGGTCAGTTCGGCAACGGAATAGTCACGCAGCAGAAGCAGAACTTCAAGAAAGTCTTTGTAGCCGCGGCTATGGACCCCGACCATTCGTTCACGTAAACGTCCAAACACTGCCGGGAGCTGCCTCACCACTTTAGCATGGGTGACGGCATGAGGTTTGTGCTGAAGCACGGGTAGGTAATGCAAGATTTCAAGGATAGCTTCACCTCGGGCATAACAGCGAGGATGTGTTGCTACAATTTGGCTAAGATGGATGATGTCTACACGATCCACATACGCTTTGGCTAGAAGCACTTGGCCAGTATACTGGCATGGAACGGAATACTTGTTACGATCGACCGTAACTAAAGCATAAGAATCCACTTTAACGGGTTTTGGCCGTGCAGCGGAGAAGGAGGTGACGGGAAGCGGACGCAGAGCTTTTTGTTCTTCAAGCCATTGATCCATATGCTTCTCTTTCTCTTTTTGGCACCAAGAAAGCAGATGAGCATTCAATTCATCCCATGTCTGAAACGATGGAACTGGAACTAAAGCGCGTTTACGTACATATTTAACAAGAGATTCAACGCTGCCCTTTTCGTTTCCACGACCAGGTCGGGCAAATAAGCTGTTAAAGAGATAGTGAGCCCTCAGACTGGAAAACCAAGTGTGTTCTTCTCGTTCGGGACCTTCAAGGATTTTAACGACCTGAGT encodes the following:
- the istB gene encoding IS21-like element helper ATPase IstB; this translates as MDASAIIEARIELACGQLRLPGLAQYYRDIVRDALERNSDHLSFLAACLEYEVARKQEQKQLALLRQAKFPVLKTLQEFQFTKIPKLPKMKVEQLAGGDFVGHHENVLCIGKSGTGKSHIAIALGIEVMRQGYRVRFTPVMQLIQELQQAESEYRLPRYLKTWNKYDVVILDELGYIPLGEGGKLLFQFISQRYERSSLIITSNLEFSRWIEVFGDPALTTALLDRLTHHSHILVFDGESHRFRERLSRSEEV
- a CDS encoding DUF2922 domain-containing protein, whose translation is MGISTNKILKLSFTTAGGKTFTLSIPNPREDLSQAEILTVMNKLITKDILITTSGTITGAKDAKVIDTVINDLFDPPQT
- a CDS encoding DUF5348 domain-containing protein codes for the protein MSRKTTIHYNREQDQWCVKLNERMYPLHCGESFLLHIGKTTFSCQLELDANWYVIVQETPFVLHPTTIYSVSM
- a CDS encoding Mu transposase domain-containing protein — translated: MKVLLFCMRLKHSSVPFVIAFPTQRLEAFLEGHNRAFAYFGGVCKEGLYDNASTQVVKILEGPEREEHTWFSSLRAHYLFNSLFARPGRGNEKGSVESLVKYVRKRALVPVPSFQTWDELNAHLLSWCQKEKEKHMDQWLEEQKALRPLPVTSFSAARPKPVKVDSYALVTVDRNKYSVPCQYTGQVLLAKAYVDRVDIIHLSQIVATHPRCYARGEAILEILHYLPVLQHKPHAVTHAKVVRQLPAVFGRLRERMVGVHSRGYKDFLEVLLLLRDYSVAELTTALELLGESTITADTIRQIVSGDNVQPQVYSEAITTIDDATKYDQLLAEVI
- a CDS encoding DUF1659 domain-containing protein, which produces MAITAEPLNSGLVIVYQDGTTPAGAPVSRQKSISYVRSDASEEALYEIAQALFSLSLHPVLDVLLKKNFRLLEE
- a CDS encoding DUF3102 domain-containing protein; the protein is MMDELAANRTPVVIASEINTLKRQMEKIFLVHAVEIGRRLKEVRSVLPTGQWGQWLEASVNYSPRTAQRFMRLFDAYGEHFLLPVAGESSQDQVVTQGGEGIRIEEAGRMLPQLTTAQAMILLGLPKEERVQFLVEADVESMSARELKEAVEQRQEAQKEREQAVAERDQVRHESAVLREDLDKEKDKSARLAGERDSLKAETHELKLEKNKLEQAIENKQASYDKLKERTGYKAIKQMEATLNEAYGRAEANKIAFLYDNLFKTFKELAYEMTRFAGTNPELHNLYKEKIDDFLHKALREKF